One window from the genome of Nicotiana tomentosiformis chromosome 5, ASM39032v3, whole genome shotgun sequence encodes:
- the LOC104120384 gene encoding probable E3 ubiquitin-protein ligase ARI8 yields the protein MTSEDEMMMQDATDDGESFDDDFYSGGDAHESDDDDVMDYDFNDNESDDDSNTLLAHNRSQSNFSILNEADIHKRQEDSITKISTVLSISWVAAGILLRHYNWSVSKVNDEWFADEGKVRRIVGLLENHVPLPDEEELTCGICFDDYPRNEITAAACGHPFCLTCWQGYIGTAISDGPGCLMLRCPDPSCSAAIGRDMINKLASNDDKKKYKHYFIRSFVEDNRKTKWCPAPGCDYAVDFIVGSGSYDVTCGCSYSFCWNCTEETHRPVDCGTVSKWILKNSAESENMNWILANSKPCPKCKRPIEKNQGCMHITCTPPCKFEFCWLCLGPWTDHGERTGGFYACNRYEAAKQEGVFDESEKRREMAKNSLERYTHYYERWATNQSSRQKALADLQQMQTVHLEKLSDKQCQPESQLKFIIEAWLQIVECRRVLKWTYAYGYYLPEHEHAKRQFFEYLQGEAESGLERLHQCAEKELQGYLDAEGPSKEFNEFRTKLAGLTSVTRNYFENLVQALENGLVDVDAHGAYSRAASSKSLGGGSSKAKGGRGKGTTSKTSSSRNIDDSGHWSCEYCTYANVRSATACQMCQQRR from the exons ATGACATCGGAGGATGAAATGATGATGCAGGACGCCACCGACGACGGAGAATCATTCGACGACGACTTCTACAGCGGCGGCGACGCCCACGAGTCCGACGATGATGACGTCATGGATTACGATTTCAACGACAACGAATCCGACGATGATTCCAATACGCTCCTCGCTCATAACCGTTCTCAG TCAAATTTTAGCATCTTGAATGAAGCTGATATTCACAAACGCCAAGAGGATAGTATTACAAAAATATCTACTGTGCTCTCCATTTCATGGGTAGCTGCTGGTATTCTGCTTCGCCATTATAACTG GAGTGTCAGCAAAgtgaatgatgaatggtttgcaGATGAAGGAAAGGTCCGCAGGATTGTTGGTTTATTAGAGAATCATGTGCCGCTCCCTGATGAAGAAGAG CTTACATGTGGGATCTGCTTTGATGATTATCCTCGTAATGAGATCACTGCTGCTGCTTGTGGTCATCCTTTTTGTCTTACCTGCTGGCAAG GGTATATTGGCACGGCCATCAGTGATGGTCCTGGATGCTTGATGCTGCGCTGTCCTGATCCATCTTGTAGTGCTGCTATAGGTCGAGATATGATAAACAAATTGGCAAGTAACGATGATAAAAAGAAGTATAAGCACTACTTTATCAGGTCCTTTGTGGAGGACAATAGAAAG ACAAAATGGTGTCCTGCTCCAGGATGTGATTATGCAGTTGACTTTATTGTTGGTAGCGGAAGCTATGATGTTACTTGCGGCTGCTCATATAGTTTCTGCTGGAAT TGTACCGAGGAAACTCATCGTCCAGTTGATTGTGGAACTGTGTCCAAGTGGATTTTGAAGAACAGTGCTGAATCTGAAAACATGAATTG GATATTAGCTAATTCTAAGCCTTGTCCGAAATGCAAGCGGCCGATTGAGAAAAATCAAGGGTGCATGCATATCACATGCACACCACCCTGTAAATTTGAGTTTTGCTG GCTCTGCCTTGGCCCTTGGACGGATCACGGTGAGAGAACAGGTGGCTTCTATGCATGCAACCGTTATGAGGCAGCAAAGCAAGAGGGGGTG TTTGATGAATCTGAAAAGAGGAGAGAAATGGCAAAAAATTCTTTGGAGAGGTATACACACTACTACGAAAGATGGGCCACCAACCAGTCG TCTCGGCAAAAGGCACTTGCAGATCTTCAGCAAATGCAAACAGTACAT CTTGAGAAGCTGAGCGACAAACAGTGTCAACCCGAATCACAGCTCAAATTTATTATAGAGGCCTGGTTGCAG ATAGTTGAATGTAGGCGTGTGCTAAAATGGACATATGCATATGGTTATTACTTACCCGAGCATGAACATGCCAAGAGACAGTTCTTTGAGTATTTACAAG GTGAGGCTGAGTCTGGACTTGAACGGCTTCATCAGTGTGCGGAGAAGGAACTCCAGGGGTACCTCGATGCAGAAGGCCCGTCAAAAGAGTTTAATGAGTTCCGGACAAAGCTTGCCGGGCTTACAAG TGTGACTAGAAATTATTTTGAGAATCTGGTTCAAGCCTTAGAAAATGGTCTCGTGGATGTGGACGCTCATGGTGCTTACAGCAGGGCAGCTAGCTCGAAAAGCCTGGGTGGTGGGAGCAGCAAAGCAAAAGGTGGTAGAGGGAAGGGAACCACATCGAAGACAAGCAGTTCCAGAAACATAGATGATTCAGGACATTGGTCTTGCGAGTATTGTACATATGCCAATGTTAGGTCTGCTACCGCATGCCAGATGTGCCAGCAGCGCCGTTGA